A single region of the Thermodesulfatator indicus DSM 15286 genome encodes:
- a CDS encoding 3-isopropylmalate dehydratase small subunit, whose protein sequence is MQKIKGRAWKFGNDIDTDIIIPARYLNTSDPQELAKHCMEDARPEFAKEVKPGDIIVAGKNFGCGSSREHAPIAIKAAGVACVIAENFARIFYRNAFNTGLLILEAPGAAKEIEEGHEVEVDPESGTIKDLTTGKTYTFQPIPPFMQELLKDGGLIPHIKKRYKQVQLEE, encoded by the coding sequence ATGCAAAAGATAAAGGGTCGAGCCTGGAAATTCGGCAACGATATAGATACCGATATAATAATACCAGCTCGCTATCTTAATACTTCTGATCCACAGGAACTCGCCAAGCACTGTATGGAAGATGCCCGCCCGGAATTTGCCAAAGAGGTTAAGCCAGGAGACATCATTGTAGCTGGCAAAAACTTCGGTTGTGGCTCCTCTAGGGAACATGCCCCCATTGCTATCAAAGCGGCCGGTGTAGCCTGTGTAATAGCTGAAAACTTTGCCCGTATCTTTTACCGCAATGCTTTTAATACGGGACTCTTGATTCTTGAAGCTCCAGGAGCCGCCAAAGAAATAGAAGAAGGCCACGAGGTGGAAGTTGACCCAGAATCAGGAACCATTAAAGACTTAACCACTGGAAAGACATATACTTTTCAGCCTATTCCGCCATTTATGCAAGAACTTTTGAAAGATGGAGGGCTAATTCCTCATATTAAAAAGCGTTATAAACAGGTTCAGCTTGAAGAGTAA
- a CDS encoding branched-chain amino acid ABC transporter permease translates to MSIDIIPLLLFWIGIYYIVTVSLNMEFGYAGIPNFGKAFSVIIGAIAVGGILNRLLIYYYGIKGDFITASTYATANINDLIAKEPLVGLFILLLAILIAVIIGLIAGALFILPSAKLKEDYLGITLLAISESLFLLCTYNLKIIGGYYGTSAPDILAFMPGNYRTWIFAGIVLFIAFLCYLFFEKLLNTPFGRSLRAMRENEDVLKAYGRNIMFLRMKTVAIGSAVGAIAGVLYTLYTVNIVANAFTRAEWAFFPFLMLLLGGKGNNRGVFLGVVLYVLIKVFLDVYKYNLKFILHIPFEPVWLAYMIFGTLMILILYFKPRGIIPERPIFTIPIKKKFKKIYEN, encoded by the coding sequence ATGAGTATAGATATTATTCCTCTTCTTCTTTTTTGGATTGGAATTTATTATATAGTTACTGTCTCTCTTAATATGGAATTTGGTTATGCCGGCATTCCTAATTTTGGAAAAGCTTTTTCAGTTATTATTGGCGCTATAGCAGTTGGTGGGATTTTAAATAGATTGCTTATTTATTACTATGGTATCAAAGGTGATTTTATTACGGCTAGTACTTATGCTACAGCGAATATAAATGATCTTATCGCCAAAGAGCCTTTAGTTGGTCTTTTTATACTACTTTTAGCTATTTTAATCGCCGTAATCATTGGTCTAATAGCTGGGGCTTTGTTTATTTTACCTAGTGCCAAACTAAAAGAAGACTATTTGGGTATAACACTATTAGCTATAAGTGAATCTTTATTTTTATTATGTACTTACAATTTGAAAATAATAGGCGGATATTATGGAACTTCTGCTCCTGACATATTAGCCTTTATGCCGGGAAATTATAGAACCTGGATTTTCGCTGGTATTGTTTTATTTATAGCCTTTTTATGTTATTTGTTTTTTGAAAAGCTACTTAATACGCCTTTTGGTAGATCTTTAAGGGCAATGAGAGAAAACGAGGATGTCCTCAAGGCATATGGTAGAAATATTATGTTTTTGAGAATGAAAACTGTAGCCATTGGTTCTGCTGTAGGCGCTATTGCTGGAGTACTCTATACTCTTTACACAGTTAATATAGTTGCAAACGCTTTCACCAGGGCAGAATGGGCCTTTTTCCCATTTTTGATGCTTTTATTAGGCGGTAAAGGTAATAACCGGGGAGTTTTTCTGGGGGTTGTTCTTTATGTTTTGATAAAAGTTTTTCTCGATGTATATAAATATAATTTGAAATTTATTTTACATATTCCTTTTGAGCCCGTTTGGCTTGCTTATATGATATTTGGTACATTAATGATACTTATTTTATATTTTAAACCTAGAGGGATTATCCCTGAAAGGCCTATTTTTACTATTCCGATTAAGAAAAAATTTAAAAAAATTTATGAAAATTGA
- the leuC gene encoding 3-isopropylmalate dehydratase large subunit, which translates to MKRPMTLAEKLLAAKAGLPEVEPGQLIDCPVDLALANDITAPIAIKIFREAGFSKVFDRNKIILVMDHFTPNKDIQSAEQVRLCREFAREQGIVHYYEGGNCGIEHVLLPEKGLVVPGDVVIGADSHTCTYGALGTFATGMGSTDVAAAWITGRTWFRVPESIKFVYRGELKPWVTGKDLILYTIGDIGVDGALYKAMEFTGEVIKRLSMAERFTMSNMAIEAGAKVGLIAPDKKTLSYVRKHSHREPVVFKADRKAKYLDVIEYDCSKIEPQVAFPHLPSNTKPISEVGHIDIDQVVIGSCTNGRIEDLAVAAKILAGRQVNPNVRAIIIPGSPKVYREALRKKYIDIFVEAGAIVSPPTCGPCLGGHMGILAKGEKAISTTNRNFLGRMGHPESEVYLASPAVAAASAVLGRIASPEELGL; encoded by the coding sequence ATGAAAAGGCCTATGACCCTTGCCGAAAAGCTTTTAGCAGCCAAAGCCGGGCTACCTGAAGTAGAACCAGGCCAGCTTATAGATTGTCCTGTAGACCTAGCCCTAGCCAATGACATTACGGCTCCTATTGCTATTAAAATCTTTAGAGAAGCAGGTTTTAGTAAAGTTTTTGACCGCAACAAAATAATTCTGGTAATGGATCACTTTACTCCCAATAAAGATATCCAAAGCGCTGAACAGGTGCGCCTCTGTCGTGAATTTGCCCGTGAACAGGGTATCGTCCATTACTATGAAGGTGGCAACTGTGGGATAGAGCATGTGTTATTACCTGAGAAGGGGCTGGTAGTCCCAGGTGACGTTGTCATAGGGGCTGACAGCCACACCTGTACCTATGGGGCGCTTGGGACATTTGCCACTGGTATGGGCTCCACTGATGTAGCTGCTGCCTGGATAACCGGCCGTACCTGGTTTCGTGTGCCTGAATCAATAAAGTTTGTCTATCGTGGCGAACTTAAACCTTGGGTCACAGGAAAAGACTTAATTCTTTATACCATAGGTGACATAGGCGTAGATGGTGCTCTTTATAAGGCCATGGAATTCACGGGGGAAGTTATAAAACGGCTTTCTATGGCCGAGCGCTTTACTATGTCAAACATGGCTATTGAAGCTGGGGCTAAAGTAGGGCTTATCGCCCCAGACAAAAAGACACTTTCTTATGTAAGAAAACATAGCCACCGCGAACCAGTAGTTTTTAAGGCAGATCGCAAAGCCAAATACTTGGACGTAATAGAATACGATTGCTCCAAGATAGAACCCCAGGTGGCTTTTCCTCACTTACCGTCAAACACCAAGCCCATAAGTGAAGTAGGCCATATCGATATTGACCAGGTGGTCATTGGTTCCTGTACAAATGGACGTATTGAAGATCTAGCAGTAGCCGCCAAAATTTTGGCCGGTCGTCAAGTAAACCCGAATGTAAGAGCTATAATAATCCCCGGAAGTCCAAAGGTCTATCGTGAGGCCTTACGCAAAAAGTATATCGATATATTCGTTGAAGCTGGAGCTATTGTCTCTCCTCCTACTTGTGGGCCGTGCCTTGGCGGGCACATGGGAATTCTTGCCAAAGGGGAGAAAGCGATTTCAACTACTAATCGTAACTTCTTGGGCCGTATGGGGCATCCAGAAAGCGAGGTTTATCTGGCCAGCCCGGCAGTGGCCGCAGCCTCAGCAGTACTAGGCCGTATTGCTAGTCCGGAAGAATTAGGTCTTTAA